The proteins below come from a single Actinomycetota bacterium genomic window:
- a CDS encoding CaiB/BaiF CoA-transferase family protein — protein sequence MGGPLKGLRILDLTRLLPGGYATMLFADLGADVLKIEEPGKGDYIRWMEPFKGGMSAGLLALNRGKRSMTLNLKNAKARDILLRLVKDADVLVESFRPGVMDRLGVGYEALAKKNPRLVYCAITGYGQDGPYAQRAGHDLNYLGYGGILDIIGPRDGAPAIAGVQIADVGGGGLMAAVGILAALRDRERTGRGRFVDISMLDGAVSWLAMHAAGYFMDGVAPRRGQMRLSGRVACYRVYRCGDDKYVTVGALEPQFWAALCKALGVPEFVERQLAPPDEQDEMGERIQEILLGRTRDEWVRELADLDACFGPVNDMGEAFADPQVVARGMRTEVPTDAGPAGVVGNPIKFVGEQQPPLGAAPGFGQHTDDGLRSAGYSEDEIRDLRADGVV from the coding sequence GTGGGCGGACCGCTCAAGGGGTTGAGGATCCTCGACCTCACGCGTCTTCTCCCGGGCGGATACGCGACGATGCTCTTCGCCGACCTCGGCGCGGACGTGCTCAAGATCGAGGAGCCCGGAAAAGGCGACTACATCCGCTGGATGGAGCCGTTCAAAGGTGGGATGAGCGCCGGCCTGCTCGCGCTCAACCGCGGCAAGCGATCGATGACGTTGAACCTCAAGAACGCCAAAGCGCGTGACATCCTTCTGCGTCTCGTGAAGGACGCCGACGTGCTCGTCGAATCGTTCCGGCCCGGCGTGATGGATCGGCTCGGCGTCGGATACGAAGCGCTCGCGAAGAAGAATCCGCGCCTCGTCTACTGCGCGATCACCGGCTACGGGCAGGACGGCCCGTACGCGCAGCGCGCCGGACACGATCTGAACTATCTCGGGTACGGCGGGATCCTCGACATCATCGGTCCGCGCGACGGTGCGCCTGCGATCGCCGGCGTTCAGATCGCCGACGTCGGCGGCGGCGGGTTGATGGCGGCGGTCGGCATCCTCGCAGCGCTTCGCGATCGCGAGCGGACGGGGCGTGGACGCTTCGTCGACATCTCGATGCTCGACGGCGCGGTGTCGTGGCTCGCGATGCACGCGGCCGGTTATTTCATGGACGGCGTCGCGCCCAGGCGCGGGCAGATGCGGCTCTCGGGTCGGGTCGCGTGCTACCGCGTCTACCGTTGCGGCGACGACAAGTATGTGACGGTGGGAGCGCTCGAGCCGCAGTTCTGGGCTGCGCTGTGCAAGGCGCTCGGCGTGCCGGAGTTCGTCGAGCGGCAGCTGGCGCCGCCCGACGAGCAGGACGAGATGGGGGAGCGGATCCAGGAGATCCTGCTCGGCCGCACGCGCGACGAATGGGTGCGCGAGCTGGCCGACCTCGATGCCTGCTTCGGCCCGGTCAACGACATGGGCGAGGCGTTCGCCGACCCACAGGTCGTCGCGCGCGGCATGCGGACCGAAGTGCCTACCGACGCCGGCCCGGCCGGCGTCGTCGGCAACCCGATCAAGTTCGTCGGCGAGCAGCAGCCCCCGCTCGGCGCGGCTCCCGGCTTCGGCCAGCACACCGACGACGGGCTTCGCTCCGCCGGGTATTCCGAGGATGAGATCCGGGATCTGCGTGCCGACGGCGTCGTCTAG